The Meiothermus sp. QL-1 nucleotide sequence AGGGGTACTTCCACTTCTACGACCGGGCCAAGGACATGATCAAGTACAAGGGCCGTCCGGTCTTCCCCCGGGAGATTGAGGAGGCCCTGCGGGCCCACCCCCTGGTGAAGGCCGCGGGGGTGGTGGGGGTGCCCGACCCCAGGGTGGGGGCCTACCCCAAGGCCTACGTGGTCCTGGAGCCGGAGGCCCGGGGCAAGGTAACGGAGGAGGACCTCCTGGCCTTCTTAGCGGAGCGGCTTGCCCCCTACAAGCTCCCCAAGGAGATTGAGTTCCGGGGCGAGCTTCCCAAGACCGACGTGGGCAAGGTCTCCCGAAGGGAGCTCAGGGAGGAGGTGGAGGGTGGGGCTGCTTGAGGCCCAGGGGCTTTCCAAGCGCTTTGGGGGCCTCCAGGCCCTCTACAAGGTGGACCTAAGGGTGGAGGAGCGGGAAATCGTAGGCCTCATCGGCCCCAACGGGGCGGGCAAGACCACCCTATTGCGGCTTCTCCTGGGCATCCACCGCCCGGACGAGGGCCGGGTGGTCTTCAAGGGGCAGGAGATCACCCACCTGCCCACCTGGGAGCGGGTGGGGCTGGGCCTGGCCGCCACCTTCCAAAACCCCAGGCCCCTGCGGCGCCTGCCCGTGATCGCCAACGTGCTGGTGGCCGCCTACGGCCCCCGGGGAGGGCGGAAGGGGGACTGGGTGAAGCGGGCCGAGGCCCGGGCCCTGGACGCCCTGGAGTTCGTGGGCATCGCCGACAAGGCCAAGGAGCCCGCCTCGGTCCTCTCCCAAGGGGAACTGAAGCGGCTGGAGATCGCCCGGGCCCTGGCCACGGAGCCTGAACTCCTCATCCTGGACGAGCCCTTTGCCGGGCTGACCCCGGTGGAGACCGAGCTTCTGGCCAAGTCCTTGGCCCGCCTGAGGAAGGGGGGGCGGTTTGGCCGGCTCCACAGCGAGGGGTGCGCCATGGTGATCATTGAGCACAAGCTCTCGGAGCTCTTTAAGATCGCCGACCGGGTGGTGGTGCTCAACTTCGGCCAGGTGCTGGCCGAGGGGCGGCCGGAGGCCATAGCCCAAGACCCGCGGGTGATGGAGGCCTACCTGGGGGAGGGGGCCCATGCTTGAGGTGAAGGGACTTTCCCTGCTCTACGGCAAGGCCCAGATCCTCTTCGGGGTGGACCTGGAGGTGCGGGAGGGGGAGCTGGTCTGCCTGGTGGGGCCCAACGGGGCGGGCAAGACCAGCTTCCTCCGGGCCATCTCCGGGCTGGTGCGCCTCGAGGCCTGGCTCCACCGGGGCACCAAGGCGGGGGACATCCGGCTTATGGGGGAGGTGCGCTTCCTGGGCCAGCGGATAGACCCGCTCCTCCCCCACCAGATCGCCCGGCTGGGCCTGGTGCTCTGCCCGGAAAGGCGGCGCCCCTTCAAGGAGCTCACCGTGGAGGAAAACCTCCTGGCGGGAGGGCTTCTCCTGCCCAAGGGGGAGGTGAAGCGGCAGCTTAGCTTCGTCTACGAGCTCTTCCCCAGGTTGGCGGAAAGACGGGGGCAAAAGGCGGGCAACCTCTCCGGGGGGGAGCAGCAGATGCTGGCCATCGGCCGGGCCCTCATGGGCCGCCCCCGGCTTCTGGCCATTGACGAGCCCTCCACCGGCCTGGCCCCCAAGGTGCGGGCCCTGGTGTTTGAGCAAATCGCCCGCGTGCGCCAGGAGGGGATCACCGTGCTCCTGGTGGAGCAGGAGGCGGCCCGGGCCCTGGCCCTGGCCGACCGGGCCTACGTGCTCTCCAATGGCCGCCTGGTACGCCAGGGGCCGGCGGCAAACCTCCTAGAGGACCCCCAGTTCCAGCGCACCTACCTGGGCCTTTAGAAGACGGGGACCGGAGTGGGGTCCAGGAGGACCTCCAGGAGGAAAGGCCCCCGGGGAAGCCCCGCCAGGGCCTCCTCTAGCTCCGCCTGGGTGGCCACCCGCCGGGCCGCCACCCCGAAGGCCTGGGCCAGGAGGACGAAGTCCACCCCCGTGGGGGCCAGGCCCGGGACCTCCGCCCCCCGCCCCGGGTAGAGGCCCTCCGCCAGCCCCTTGAGGATGCCGTAGCCCCGGTTGTTGAGCACCACGAAGAGCACGTCCAGGCCCTCCGCCTGGGCGGTGTGGAGGGCCTGGGGGGCAAACAGGAAGGAGCCGTCCCCCACCAGGGCCGCCGCGGCCTCCCCCGCCAGGGCCGCTCCCACCGCTGCCGCCGGGGCGTAGCCTAGGCCCCCGCTGGCCGCGTGCAGGTACCCCCCCTCCCGCCTCAGGACCCGGCGGAAGGGGGGGCTTAGGGAGATGGCCTCGTCCACCAGGAAGCGGCCCGACAGGGCCTGGGCCAGCCGGGCCACCGCATAGAGGGGGTTCAGGCCCAAAGGCCCTTCAGCGGGGGGAAGGGAGGAGGGGGGCCTTGGGGAAAGCTCCCCTTCCCGGGGGGCTACCCCCCGGGCCAGGAGGCGGAGGGCCTGGGCCACGTCCCCCAGGTAGACCCCCTGGGCCTCGGCCTTGGCCGCCTCCCAGGGGTCATCGGTGAGGAGAAGGACCCGGGTGCCCTGGGGAACGGGGGAGGCCGGGGAGTAGGGGTAGCGGAGGAAGCAGGGGGCCCCCACCACCAGGACCAGGTCGTGGGGGGCCAGGAGGGCCTGGAGCCGGGCCGCCACCGGGGGCAATACCCCGCGGTAGAGGGGGTGGTGGGTGGGAAAGGGGTGCCGGGGGCTGATGGGGTCGGAAAAGACGGGGGCCTTGAGGGCCTCG carries:
- a CDS encoding ABC transporter ATP-binding protein, encoding MGLLEAQGLSKRFGGLQALYKVDLRVEEREIVGLIGPNGAGKTTLLRLLLGIHRPDEGRVVFKGQEITHLPTWERVGLGLAATFQNPRPLRRLPVIANVLVAAYGPRGGRKGDWVKRAEARALDALEFVGIADKAKEPASVLSQGELKRLEIARALATEPELLILDEPFAGLTPVETELLAKSLARLRKGGRFGRLHSEGCAMVIIEHKLSELFKIADRVVVLNFGQVLAEGRPEAIAQDPRVMEAYLGEGAHA
- a CDS encoding ABC transporter ATP-binding protein, whose protein sequence is MLEVKGLSLLYGKAQILFGVDLEVREGELVCLVGPNGAGKTSFLRAISGLVRLEAWLHRGTKAGDIRLMGEVRFLGQRIDPLLPHQIARLGLVLCPERRRPFKELTVEENLLAGGLLLPKGEVKRQLSFVYELFPRLAERRGQKAGNLSGGEQQMLAIGRALMGRPRLLAIDEPSTGLAPKVRALVFEQIARVRQEGITVLLVEQEAARALALADRAYVLSNGRLVRQGPAANLLEDPQFQRTYLGL
- a CDS encoding thiamine pyrophosphate-binding protein, yielding MKARESAHLWLRERGFSLVFGNPGSTELPFLLGLEATARYILGLHEGVVVAMADGYAQAGGRPALVNLHAAPGLGNAMGALYTAWKNHSPLLVTVGQQDRRHLFHEPLLAGPLVEMARPVVKAAFPVERAEEVPEALERAYHLALTPPKGPVVVVFPMDLWEEEAPPPRLRALHPPGPPQGLEELLAALSQAASPALVLGAGADTPLARGAALALAEALKAPVFSDPISPRHPFPTHHPLYRGVLPPVAARLQALLAPHDLVLVVGAPCFLRYPYSPASPVPQGTRVLLLTDDPWEAAKAEAQGVYLGDVAQALRLLARGVAPREGELSPRPPSSLPPAEGPLGLNPLYAVARLAQALSGRFLVDEAISLSPPFRRVLRREGGYLHAASGGLGYAPAAAVGAALAGEAAAALVGDGSFLFAPQALHTAQAEGLDVLFVVLNNRGYGILKGLAEGLYPGRGAEVPGLAPTGVDFVLLAQAFGVAARRVATQAELEEALAGLPRGPFLLEVLLDPTPVPVF